From the genome of Thermodesulfobacteriota bacterium, one region includes:
- a CDS encoding efflux RND transporter permease subunit, whose translation MFLPHFSIRRPVAATVLVSALVVFGVIGVSRLGVSLYPDVDFPNVTVSTRWENARPEEIDNQVTDQLEDAISAISGVKHITSQSSQGRSQITVEFELTKDLDVAAQEVRDKVSARLRRLPSDADVPVIDKLDINAQPILRLALTGQHAIEDLTRFAQDEVRPLLQRIEGVGEVSLGGARQKEVRLWLYRERLTAYNVGVDEVTAAVRAQHAEVPGGRIESADKEFLIRTVGEFATPEEFNELIVAWREGTPVRLRHVGYAEAGRQESVSVARFTTKEGVSRTVSVNVAPRSGANQVAIARAVKDMLPEIRAMLLEGMTLHIATDTTEFIEQSIGELKFQLFLGGLAAALTILLFLQNARTTLISALSIPTSIIATFATMYGMGFSLNNMTMLALITAVGLVIDDSIVTVENIYRHREALGQGPRRAAFDGSGEVYFAILATTAALAGVFLPVAFMGGLVGRFFFEFAVTMAFAVACSTFVAMTVVPMLASRVLTVSRDKGRLFRIFDGAVRGLSAVYRPLLGWSLRHRLAVVGLAALTLAAGGYLFQNLGKEFITAEDTSRFTVRIRTPLAYSLDKTDELLRRVEGHLRAIPEVSHFFSISGIGSSAQNGIAIVTLVPKGERSRSQREVQREINGILRTIPDLRGVAADIAPMGGGARNEDIQLVIRGPRLEALDRYSQEIMERLEQTPGFVGLTRDLDVGKPEVRVRIDREKAADAGASVRDVASAVGALMGGVQVGDYKEGGRTYEVRLRLVPEHRELPSDVERIWVRSRDGRLVDASGFVTVEVGVGPSVINRLDRQRSATVYANLEGMVLGEALPRVRALAEELLPDGYTIKFAGRAETFGETGQYVAFAFVLAIVLTYMVLAYQFESFLQPLAIMTGLPLAFVGAFGLLYLLGNTFNLFSMIALILLVGLATKNGILLIDFTNQLRARGLSVHEALVEAGTTRLRPILMTAVSTVAGVVPVALGIGVGSESRQPLAVAIAGGILSSTFLTLAVVPVVYSYLEQLAAWRLVGWAKGKIFAKDAAGEVGEG comes from the coding sequence CCGCCACGGTGCTCGTAAGCGCCCTGGTAGTCTTCGGCGTCATCGGGGTCTCCCGCCTGGGGGTCTCCCTGTACCCCGACGTGGACTTCCCCAACGTCACCGTCTCCACCCGCTGGGAGAACGCCCGTCCGGAGGAGATCGACAACCAGGTCACCGACCAGCTCGAAGACGCCATCAGCGCGATCAGCGGCGTCAAGCACATCACCTCCCAGAGCTCCCAGGGGCGCTCCCAGATCACCGTGGAGTTCGAGCTCACCAAGGACCTGGACGTGGCGGCCCAGGAGGTGCGCGACAAGGTGTCGGCCCGGCTCCGGCGGCTGCCCTCCGACGCCGACGTGCCGGTCATCGACAAGCTCGACATCAACGCCCAGCCCATCCTGCGGCTCGCCCTCACGGGGCAGCACGCCATCGAGGACCTGACCCGGTTCGCCCAGGACGAGGTGCGGCCCCTTCTCCAGCGCATCGAGGGGGTGGGGGAGGTGAGCCTGGGGGGCGCCCGCCAGAAGGAGGTGCGCCTGTGGCTCTACCGGGAGCGCCTGACCGCCTACAACGTGGGGGTGGACGAGGTGACGGCGGCGGTGCGGGCCCAGCACGCGGAGGTGCCCGGCGGCCGCATCGAGTCGGCCGACAAGGAGTTCCTCATCCGCACGGTGGGGGAGTTCGCGACCCCCGAGGAGTTCAACGAGCTCATCGTGGCCTGGCGCGAGGGCACCCCCGTGCGCCTGCGCCACGTGGGCTACGCCGAGGCGGGGCGCCAGGAGAGCGTCTCGGTGGCCCGCTTCACCACCAAGGAGGGGGTGAGCCGCACCGTCTCGGTCAACGTGGCCCCCCGCTCGGGCGCCAACCAGGTGGCCATCGCCCGGGCCGTCAAGGACATGCTCCCCGAGATCCGGGCCATGCTCCTGGAGGGCATGACGCTGCACATCGCCACCGACACCACCGAGTTCATCGAGCAGTCCATCGGCGAGCTCAAGTTCCAGCTCTTCCTGGGGGGGCTCGCAGCGGCACTCACGATCCTGCTCTTCCTCCAGAACGCCCGCACGACTCTGATCAGCGCGCTGTCCATCCCCACCTCCATCATCGCGACCTTCGCGACGATGTACGGGATGGGGTTCTCCTTGAACAACATGACCATGCTCGCCCTCATCACCGCCGTAGGGCTCGTGATCGACGACTCGATCGTCACGGTGGAGAACATCTACCGCCACCGGGAGGCCCTCGGGCAGGGCCCCCGGCGGGCCGCCTTCGACGGGTCGGGGGAGGTGTACTTCGCCATTCTCGCCACCACCGCGGCGCTGGCAGGGGTCTTCCTCCCGGTGGCCTTCATGGGGGGGCTCGTGGGGCGCTTCTTCTTCGAGTTCGCCGTGACCATGGCCTTTGCCGTGGCCTGCTCCACCTTCGTGGCCATGACGGTGGTACCCATGCTCGCCTCCCGCGTGCTGACGGTGAGCCGCGACAAGGGGCGCCTGTTCCGGATATTCGACGGGGCCGTGAGGGGCCTCTCGGCGGTGTACCGACCCCTGCTGGGCTGGTCGCTTCGCCACCGTCTCGCCGTGGTCGGTCTGGCCGCCCTGACCCTTGCGGCAGGGGGCTACCTCTTCCAGAACCTGGGCAAGGAGTTCATCACCGCCGAGGACACGAGCCGATTCACCGTGCGCATCCGCACTCCGCTCGCCTACTCCCTGGACAAGACCGACGAGCTCCTGCGCCGGGTGGAGGGGCACCTGCGGGCCATCCCCGAGGTAAGCCACTTCTTCAGTATCAGCGGGATCGGCAGCTCGGCCCAGAACGGCATCGCCATCGTGACCCTGGTGCCCAAGGGGGAGCGCTCCCGCTCCCAGCGGGAGGTCCAGCGGGAGATCAACGGGATCCTCCGGACCATCCCGGATCTGCGGGGCGTGGCCGCCGACATCGCGCCCATGGGGGGCGGGGCCCGAAACGAGGACATCCAGCTCGTCATCCGGGGCCCGCGCCTGGAGGCGCTGGACCGCTACTCCCAGGAGATCATGGAGCGGCTCGAGCAGACCCCCGGCTTCGTCGGCCTCACCCGGGACCTGGACGTGGGCAAGCCCGAGGTGCGGGTGCGCATCGACCGGGAGAAGGCGGCCGACGCCGGGGCGAGCGTGCGCGACGTGGCCTCGGCGGTGGGCGCCCTCATGGGGGGCGTGCAGGTGGGGGACTACAAGGAGGGGGGCCGCACCTACGAGGTGCGGCTTCGCCTGGTGCCCGAGCACCGGGAGCTCCCGAGCGACGTGGAGCGGATCTGGGTGCGTTCCCGGGACGGACGCCTGGTGGACGCCAGCGGCTTCGTCACGGTGGAGGTGGGGGTGGGCCCGAGCGTGATCAACCGCCTGGACCGCCAGCGCTCCGCCACCGTGTACGCCAACCTGGAGGGGATGGTCCTCGGCGAGGCCCTGCCCCGGGTGCGGGCCCTGGCCGAGGAGCTGCTCCCCGACGGCTACACCATCAAGTTCGCCGGGCGCGCCGAGACCTTCGGGGAGACGGGGCAGTACGTGGCGTTTGCGTTTGTCCTGGCCATCGTCCTCACCTACATGGTGCTCGCGTACCAGTTCGAGAGCTTCCTCCAGCCCCTGGCCATCATGACGGGGCTGCCGCTCGCCTTCGTGGGGGCCTTCGGGCTCCTCTACCTGCTGGGGAACACCTTCAACCTCTTCTCCATGATCGCGCTGATCCTGCTGGTGGGCCTCGCCACCAAGAACGGCATCCTGCTCATCGACTTCACCAACCAGCTGCGGGCACGGGGTCTCTCGGTCCACGAGGCCCTGGTGGAGGCCGGCACGACGCGCCTTCGCCCCATCCTCATGACCGCGGTCTCCACGGTCGCCGGGGTCGTGCCCGTCGCCCTCGGCATCGGCGTGGGGAGCGAGAGCCGCCAACCCCTGGCGGTCGCCATTGCCGGCGGGATCCTGTCCTCGACCTTCCTCACCCTGGCCGTGGTGCCCGTGGTCTACAGCTACCTGGAGCAGCTCGCCGCCTGGCGACTGGTGGGGTGGGCCAAGGGGAAGATCTTTGCGAAGGACGCGGCGG